TTTAACAATAAGAGAGTATTCAATCCATATTGGATGAACCATGTAGAAATTACAGCATGTTTTGTGCATACTCCTTGCATGTTTGATTTCCAGAAGTATTTCGACTATTTGTTTTTACAGCAGTTTCTTGCGAGCAAGTTTGATTGCATCGTTAAGTGCATGCACAAGAGTACTGTCAGTGtatagtcttgattctaggctttgcatttgcttTCAGTCCATTGCTGGTGCTGGACAAAAAAAGGGTGGTGCAGGCCCAAGAAGGTGAGGCTGGGATTGGTTGTTGAGAGCGGATTAGGTAAAGACAGGAAACACCTGCTACCTGGGAACAGGATTAATGCATCCACCATAGGGAGCTCAGCCAGCAGTAGAGCTCAGGGGGGAAGCAGGATGAAGCCCAGATGCATGTGGCCTAATGGGCAGAGCGTAGGAGAGGCTGGATGATTCCCATCCAGTGTTCAATGGCTATGGCGCTGGTAACAGAGGGTGCGGGCAGTGCCATGCTACTGTGCCGGCACAGAACATCTGGCACCAACTTCCTTGCAGACTCTATCGCAGCTACCCTGTGATTCGAACTCAAGTGAAGGTGAAGGACAAAAGACACAGGAATCAAATTACCAGCCAGGTATGTACAGACCCTGCTTGAAGCAGGCACAATTGATTTGGCCTGATTATGGAAGTGACACGGGACTTAGCCAGAATGCAGAGGTTGGTGAAATTGGAGCCAGGGTCACGATGAAACAGGACATCCCCATGAGGGGAGGGGTGACGGGAGTTGACCCATGGTGGCCTTCAGTGTCTGGATGGAAGGACAGGAGCAACATATTAAGAGACCTGTTTCGGCTAGAATGTATGTTAACATAGCGTTTTAATTATCCCCAAAAGTAAGAACACTATTTGTCACTCTTAAAATCAGTGATCATCTTCTGGTATTTCACTTGAAACACAATCAGCCCGTGTGATAATGACAACCAAGTGTCTCACCATTTTCGGTCATTAATCCTTGATATAAAAGACAATTTACACCTTGACATTATAGTATAGACATGACTTGAAGGCCCTCTATGTGATTAACTAAatgaagacatacacacaggacAGATGACTAATTAAAGGAATAACATGAAtgaatgagtggaggaacatgaCAGATGTGGATGCTTCCATACaagtgtactgcatgatacaactaagcaattaacatcctatcatgctctgtggcatgtataaaaatacTGAGCAGGCCCGGCTGACCTGGAtgttggatcaagatggcaggAAAGGGAAATATCAAAGTAACTTTGaaaagagggttcattattaGGTCTCTTCCATGATGACACTtcccccatccacagggcacaaGAGGTCACTGCATGTttgatgaaaatgaaaatgatgtgaaacacattttgagcACTTACAGAAGATTTTTAGAGTGGCGTTTGAGACAttgctctccaccaccatcatcaaaatatgggaatatcttttggatgAATGTTATTCCACCccccagtagagttccagagacttgtaGAATATGAGCCAAGGTGCAATTAATTTGTTCTGGCAGCTCATGGTAGCCCAaaaccttactgagacactttatgttgtttttttctttgtcaccTGCATGTAACTACATATCTAGATATAGGATAGGCCTGCTACAAGCATGTGAACATTTCGCTTTCTAATAGAAGAACAATTTGTGATTGTGGGAacaattaaatatgttttatttggtTGGGTTACATCTGTTTTACTATTGTATTTGTGTTGTAATGGTTTTAAACCATGAGACAGCAGCGTTTATTTACTTAAACGGTCAGGGTGCATGCCTTGATCAGTAAGTAGACCATGGCACTTGCAACAGCAGAGTAGTCAGTTCGATTCCCATGGGGTACCAATATGGAACAATAATGAAATTATATGCACTTATACTCTGGATAACTTCAAATGGATGCAAGGaattgtttcaaaataaataacttttcATCAAAACAAGAATTAAGCCTAGAATTTGGAAATAATTCCCTAGGATGACAAAATAGAGAATAGATCAGGCCTTTTGCGTCATAAGCACATAGTTTCAGAAGGTTATCTTTATACTAGGTACAAGGATGGTATAAAACTTGTGCTGTTTGTCTGAACGTAACCTGATTTTCAGATTTGTAGCAACACTTGTAATCATTGGTCAACTGAATGAAGTGAACCTGAAACAGGCGGGTTAAGAGGCGGGTATTTTCAACGTCATAACATCGACCAATGGGACTGAGCTGGTAGTTCGATGAGCATGCAGAGCCGCAAATGGCGGATTTCATGGAGGAAATTTGACATAATTTGGGCGGTGGTTAAAGGGTTGGTTATCCTCGTCGGGTTTGGATATTCAATATGGAGTAGTCTTTATAGTATTGTGGTTCTTATAATTCGGCAAATACCATTAGATGGTTGACAATTAGATTTAAAATCTATTATCATCCCTACTCGGACGCGAATCAGCTATTTCGAAGCACGCCTATTTATTAGCAGTTGATAAATTGATACAGTGCTTAATGACAAGCATTGCTCTAATACTAATAGCTATTATTGTAGGTGCTGCGactgaaaaactgtaaaaatactGTAGATAACATTTTGATACTTTTAATTTAGCACTATTTCAAAGGATACGTGTTTTCCATGCTGCTCACTCAACGTTGTGCGTTAGGCTTTCTAATTTGTATACAAGCCTAGTAGTGGATTACACGCTACTGAAAGTTTTGCCGAAGACGATACTAGGTGAAAGGTTATAGGCACATCGCTCGCAGATAGTTTGTGGTCGGGTCGTGTATCATAGGTAAGTGACTATGCTTACTTTATAAGGCTACACAAAGTATATGATGTCATTATTTATCTCGATATTTCCGGTTGCCTTActacaacaatttaagaaatcACGGGTCAAACCCCGGGTACTTGGGGCAGACACTTGTGGTGCGGTACACCTGCTTCTGTAGTTCACTCAACATTGTGGCCCAGGACTTATTTCCTTCAAAACATTGTGGCCCTGGTTTGAAGGAAATAATGAAGAACAGATAATCATTAAGCTATTATTATTAGACCGTATTAATTACCTTCTAGTGTTGTGACTGCCAGTGATATTCGATTGGAAAATGATTTATAATGTTTTCTAATGGAATTTTACAaaagtattttcaaataaaaagtcATTTTCCCACTCTGACAAGTGCATAATTCTACAGGCTGGAAATCTGGAGTGGAAATTAACTATACTGCCGTGCGACTGAGATTGAGTTAACGTTAAGGTAGACACTCAAAGATACTCATTACACTTGATTAATTGACTAACATTTAACCTATTTGGTGGAAATGTATGATTGGGACATGCTCctaacattacaaaaaaattgattcgagttttgtgtttatttagctTAGTACCATTGGCTCTGTTTCAAAATGCATGTGTACAttgtgcaccccccccccccccccccccccatttctaAGATTACCTAAGCTTATTGTCTAATATGGGATAACCTTTTTGACAGACTATAGTACACAATGCTTATAAGCCTGAAACAACAACCACTAGAAGTTTACCTTAGTGGGAGTGACCATCCATTAATCCCAATCCAGCCCCTCTGCTCCGTGCACCTTTTTTCGGGATGCCCTCCATGGACTCTAAATATCAAGGATCACCCAACACTTACCTCCCCCCGATGTGTTGTACACCGTCTATCCCCAACCCCTCCCTTATTACATTCATACCTGGTTACATTTCTATGGCTCTGAATTGCATAGTCTGTCATAAATCATAATCTGTATAGTCCTTTGTAAACTCCTCTCCCTTATTTCCTCCACTGTTAGGATGCACAATGCAGCGCGTGCGTCAGCGTCTCTGGGGTCTCTGGGTCTGCTGCGTCTCTTCGGGGTCCCCTGGTCCTGGAGCTTGGCCGCAGGCTTTGGGGTCTTTCTGGGTACCGGCGGTTGGAGGTACCTCTACATTGTTGTCCGCACTGCGAAAAGAGACCTCAAGTGAGTGCCTTTTAATTATCTTAAGAAAATGTGCTTGCGTCAACTTCTAACACAAATCATACTTTCTGACGACTGAAACGGGTACACACATTGTCTTCAGGAAATGTACCTATCCTAGTTACAGTCATCATCACGGTAGATAACATGAActttctccccctttctttccTCTTTACTCCCTCCAGCGGTCTTTATGTCTTATTAAGGGTGAAGATTGCCTTGTGGCACCACCTACGAAGCAAGAGCAATATCCCCTCCATCTTTGCAGATACGGTGAAGAAGCACCCCAATAAACCCGCCCTCATCTATGATGCCACAGGAGAGACGTGGACCTTCACCCAGTTGGATCTCTTGTCTAATTCTGTGGCCCAGTGGGCTCTGGCCCAGGGTTGGTCCCCGGGAGATGTGGTGGCCCTGTTCATGGAAAGCCGGCCCTTGCAGGTGGCTCTCTGGCTGGGTCTGGCCAAGGTCGGGGTGGAGGCGGCACTCATCAACTTCAACTTGAGGAGGGACGCGCTCCTGCACTGTGTTGGGGTGTCTGCTTCCAGAGGAATTGTGTTTGGAGCCGAGCTGGCTGATGGTCAGTGGGATTCAATTACGGGGACATTTGTGGTCCTTGGCAAATATTCACTAAGTGTCTCTCAATTAAATAGATATTTTAATGCATCCTTCTTTTGGGCTTGCTGAATTTGAACGTCATGTGCAACTTTCTGACGGCCTAATGGGATAGTTTCTTTCTCAGTCTGGCGGGGTCGACGTTCTGGCAACAGTCCTCTGTTTGCTTATTTCATAATTCTGACTATAGGAAACATTCTAAAAATGATTTTTAATGGTCTGTTGCGACGTTCCATTGGAACATTTTGTCCCAGTCCTCCCAGGTGGCGCAGCAGTcttcagttgtcttttataGCACCAAGCTGAATACCACCATCTAGGTTCTAGGCATGACTTTGCAGCTAGCTGGGAAGCCCCATGGGCAGTGCAAATTCTTGACCATTGCCCCAGGAGGGGTTGGCATCATCAGCAGTGATTTCCTGGTCTCGTCATGCTCTAGACTCCCTAACTCAGCTTGGGCACCATGTAAAGCTAATTGAGGTCATCAGGTGAGTGAGTGGGGCCTCACGCATGTTGACCCATGTGACTTCCTCGTTAGACAAGCAGTACGGAGAAAAACTGAATGACTTGGTCAGGATGTCTAGATGAAAGCCTTGCTATGATTCTTCAACTCTTCCGAACAAGTTGGGAGTTGATGTTTTGCCTGCTGATGACATATTTGGTTCCTCTTTGTTTTATTGTCATACCTCTATGCCTAATTCATCAGTACTCCTATATTATTTTTAACGGTTACTTGGGACATTTCATTAATTATATCGAGAACtactttttcattttaaatgaactcACCACCTGCCAGTTAACACCCTTCCCTTAAATTCTCTGTGGCTAATTTTTCTCCTGCCtcatccatctttctctctctctctctttttagcCATGTTAGAAGTGAGATCATCCCTGAACCCATCAATGGTGCGGTTCTGTACAGGAGAGCTCAGTGTGGACTCTCTAGCATCCCTGGCTGCCCAAAATCTGGATCCTATCCTGGCTGTTGCCTCACCactgccccctcccccctgcaTCACACCCAAGGGTTTCAATGGTGAGtgtatacccccccccccccccattcaccCTGCCTCCTTGAGCCTTCGCAGATACAGTGACTGGAACCCATTCAAATGTTTCCAGCCTGCAGCTAACCAGGGATGTTACCAGCCATGTAAAAGACTCCGGGCTCGTACAGTCATGGGCTTCATTGTTATACAACTTAGTGCATTTAAAACAATGCCCTTCTTTGCTCTCATTTCTTAACACTATCCCAGCTGCATTAATGTTGGCTTGCAAAACAAGCAGACGTTGTTGCACAAGTTATGTGCCAGAGTTAGGCAAACTCATCAGgcctcaaaaaagaaaaaaaatattttggggatTGGATCAAAGGCCCCAGAATATGAAAAGGCTCTATGCTGGAGCCTAATGATATCACTGGATCAAACAACTGATTTGATATTCAGTTAATCTATTCAGTATTAATGTGATTAATTAGATGAAAATAAGGAAAGGTAAGACATTTTAGAGGGTCTTATAACGgcagctttaaaaaaaagaatgtgttcATGTATAGTTTGAAGTACATGGAAAACATGCCTATATCCCTGCATAGGTTGACTGGGGTGTTTCTATGACACTACGGCATGATCCATCCTATCAGTAATATAGGGAATGCTTAGCATGGAAAACTGTAAACCAACTCCACACTCACCTGCTATGTGTTTCTGTTGCAAAGGTTACTTTAATGCACCACTCAATTATCCATTCAAGAATAACGATCTTCTTGAATTATCCGTTCAAGAAGAACGCATAAGTTGCATCTCTTCAACATGCAACTAATATGAAGCTCTATGAAAAACATACTTGTTTTAAACTAGGATACAGGTCTGGGCACCGCGGTCTCATCTAtgaatacacatttattttttcagttcCGTCTCTTCCAACTAATTAAAATTCATTGTCATCCGTTTTAATTATCAATGTTCATGTTGAGCGAGTAGTTGTTGTGACCTGTAATATTGTGTATAACataatactgtatgttacaATGCACACTTTTTAATATACCTCCATTGTTTTGGGCTCCAATAAGATGAAATGTCTCAACTTACGGATGGTGTTTTCAAGCTGATTTTCCAATAAAATGGAAAAGtgcaagggggtgaatacttttgaggcACTGTATGTAAAAGAAAGTTAAGCTAGAACATACAACTATCTTCTTATACCTGGAATATCTGGAATCTGGAGCAACCCATAGCTGGTGTGTCACGAGTCAACAAGTAAAGAGTATTTTCTATGACAATGTCTGTCATCCTGCCTTTTCTTAAGTGAAAGAAAAACCTGTATCCAAGACGAAAACAAACGTTTCCGAAGTTTGTGGATCCATTCTGGTTTCTTTGGGATTTCGTGTATCAGTCGACATGGAGGTGTGCCTGTGGGAAGTCAGTGAGACGCCACTTCGTGTGGGTGTTATGGACATGGGGTGTTGCGTTAAGTGCGCTTTCCGTGCTGTCATTCGAAGTTGTCAGAGCGCGTTTGACTGTGGGTGTGAGTGTCTCACTCCTGTAAATACTGTTGACGCTGTTCTTCCTGTCATCTTGTTTTGCTCATCTCCACCCTCTCCTCGCCatcctctttcctccctccacCTGCCTTTCCTATGTCCTTGCTCTACCCTCCCGTTTTACCCTCTTCTTTCGCCATCCTCTCTCCGAACACTGTCACTCCAACAGATCGCCTGTTCTATATATACACTTCGGGCACCACCGGACTGCCCAAAGCTGCCATAGTGGTTCACAGTCGGTGAGTCCCTCAGCCTTAGCAACCTAAAGTGCACTGCCGAAACCGTCATACACTTGACGTGTGTAGGTGGAAGTGTCCTGCGAACAAGAGTGAGTTGTAAACGTCTGTGGAATTCTAGGGGATTGAATGATGGTCCCCTGGAGGTCCTGGGATACTCCCCAGTGCTACATTTCCCAGCGCACTCTGTGTTTATTTCGTACAGTTTTCAACCACCTTTGTGTTGTTCCAAATCCAGGTATTACCGAATTGCTGCTTTTGGCTACCATGCGTTCCGTATGCGGCAGGACGATATAATCTACGACTGCCTTCCCCTCTACCACTCTGCGGGTGTGTGTCTTTTCTACATCTATCAGGTTTTGCCGTTCTCTCCCCTTCCTTTCCCACCACCTTTCAGTGTCCTAGCAGAGAAATGTGGTTCCACACTGTGGGCCTGATCCTCCTTAATAGCTGGCTCTTGTTCCTCTCCTGAAAAGGTAACATCATGGGAGTTGGTCAGTGTCTCATCAATGGACTCACTGTGGTGGTGAAAAAGAAATTCTCAGCTAGTCGCTTCTGGGAGGATTGCATCAGGCACAACTGCACTGTAAGTGGCTAATCAGTTATCTTTTATTGTATGTGGATGGGAGCTACGTGTTGGGCTTTGACTTGGCTTTCTGTGCGGTTTTTCGTTtagtttataaaaacaaaaacactccaGGTCATCCTTGAATATCTACAACtaggttgaaaaaaaaaaaagatatatatatatatatatatattttttgttttatttatttctatattGATGATCtctatatacatacacacatacaaatacagtggggagaacaagtatttgatacactgccgattttgccggttttccTGCTTcctacaaagcatttagagatctgtaatttgtatcataggtactcttcaactgtgaagtatacctatgtacctatcaaaaatccagaaaatcacattgtatgatttttaaataattagcattttattgcatgacaagtatttgatcacctaccaaccagtaagaatttcggctctgacagacctgttcgtttttctttaagaaacccccctgttctccactcattacctgtattaactgcacctgtttgaactcgttacctgtataaaagacacctgtccacacactcaatcaaacagactccaacctctccacaatggccaagaccagagagctgtgtaaggacatcagggatataattgtagacctgtacaaggctgggatgggctacaggacaagaggcaagcaacttggtgagaaggcaacaactgttggcgcaattaatagaaaattgaaaaagttcaagatgacggtcaatctccctcggtctggggctccatgcaagatcgcacctcgtggggcatcaatgatcatgaggaaggtgagggatcagcccagaactacacggcaggacctggtcaatgacctgaagagagctgggaccacagtctcaaagaaccattagtaacacactatgccatcatggattaaaatcctgcagtgcacgcaaggtccccctgctcaagccagcgccatctgaagtttgccaatgaccatctggtctaaactccactcgccgtgtttggaggaagaagaaggatgagtacaaccccaagaacaccatccc
This is a stretch of genomic DNA from Esox lucius isolate fEsoLuc1 chromosome 11, fEsoLuc1.pri, whole genome shotgun sequence. It encodes these proteins:
- the slc27a1a gene encoding long-chain fatty acid transport protein 1a, producing MHNAARASASLGSLGLLRLFGVPWSWSLAAGFGVFLGTGGWRYLYIVVRTAKRDLNGLYVLLRVKIALWHHLRSKSNIPSIFADTVKKHPNKPALIYDATGETWTFTQLDLLSNSVAQWALAQGWSPGDVVALFMESRPLQVALWLGLAKVGVEAALINFNLRRDALLHCVGVSASRGIVFGAELADAMLEVRSSLNPSMVRFCTGELSVDSLASLAAQNLDPILAVASPLPPPPCITPKGFNDRLFYIYTSGTTGLPKAAIVVHSRYYRIAAFGYHAFRMRQDDIIYDCLPLYHSAGNIMGVGQCLINGLTVVVKKKFSASRFWEDCIRHNCTVVQYIGEICRYLLSQPVRPSEKGHRVRLAVGNGLRPSVWEAFTERFRVAQIGEFYGATECNCSIANMDGKVGACGFNSRILPNVYPIRLVKVEEVTMELVRDRRGLCVPCRPGEPGLLVGRINQKDPLRRFDGYANQDATRKKIANNVFKKNDSAYLSGDVLVMDELGYMYFRDRSGDTFRWKGENVSTTEVEETLSGLLGQADVAVYGVSVPDVEGKAGMAAIADPTGTFDCETFLREVQQALPPYARPVFLRISPQVDTTGTFKIQKTRLQREGYDPRFSTDQIYFLNSRAGRYETVNEELYSAIAEGRMCL